Proteins encoded by one window of Sulfurospirillum barnesii SES-3:
- a CDS encoding HAD family hydrolase, with translation MKIRALHVKINMKKVIVFDLDGTLLDTLEDIAISANFALKSLGFQAEEHDKYRYFVGEGVFKLFENIFASNPQEKETIQKAVGLFESHYTKQFHQNTTLYEGVSKMLTFLHARGFKMAILSNKPDSFTKMCAVKYLRQWDFEVVFGVREGVPRKPDPSAALEICELLHVKPEACYYLGDTMIDMQTANRAGMIALGALWGFRDEAELREHGAKYLLKTPSEVIKLLTEV, from the coding sequence ATGAAGATACGAGCATTACATGTAAAAATTAATATGAAAAAAGTGATTGTTTTTGATTTAGATGGCACGCTCCTAGATACGCTAGAAGATATTGCTATCAGTGCTAATTTTGCCTTGAAAAGTCTGGGTTTTCAAGCAGAAGAGCATGATAAATACCGTTATTTTGTGGGGGAGGGTGTTTTTAAACTGTTTGAAAACATTTTTGCCTCCAATCCTCAAGAAAAAGAGACGATTCAAAAGGCAGTTGGATTGTTTGAGTCGCATTATACAAAGCAGTTTCATCAAAATACAACGTTGTATGAGGGGGTAAGTAAAATGCTTACCTTTTTACACGCTCGTGGGTTTAAGATGGCAATTCTTTCCAACAAACCTGATAGTTTCACAAAAATGTGTGCAGTAAAATACTTACGCCAATGGGATTTTGAAGTGGTCTTTGGTGTTAGGGAGGGTGTGCCTAGAAAGCCAGACCCTAGCGCTGCTTTAGAAATTTGTGAGCTTTTACATGTAAAGCCTGAGGCGTGTTATTACTTGGGTGATACGATGATTGATATGCAAACGGCAAACCGCGCAGGCATGATAGCTTTAGGTGCATTATGGGGTTTTAGGGATGAGGCTGAACTAAGAGAACATGGTGCGAAGTATTTACTGAAAACACCCAGCGAGGTCATAAAGCTCCTCACTGAAGTGTGA
- a CDS encoding polyprenyl synthetase family protein, whose amino-acid sequence MSSKILVETFEAFLKKELPTVESFHPHFNRALSEMLDVGGKRFRPLLLLSVVESSSPLLLENALHVSLGLEMMHTYSLIHDDLPCMDNAQLRRGHPTLHVSYDETTAVLVGDALNTHAFYRIANAPLSAETKIKLVSILSGDAGIFGMVLGQAIDCFFEDKRLDVEQLSFLHVHKTAKLIAASLLMGAVICELDKATQETLYQFGLKLGLLFQVQDDIIDATLSPEEAGKPIQNDSHKNSFVNLLGLDGALMEKERLLRELEEELTKLEAPLAKRLQGIMNDYFKV is encoded by the coding sequence TTGAGTTCTAAAATTTTAGTTGAAACATTTGAAGCTTTTTTAAAAAAAGAGCTTCCTACTGTCGAGAGTTTCCACCCTCATTTTAACCGTGCGCTTAGCGAAATGCTTGATGTGGGAGGTAAACGTTTTCGCCCACTTTTGCTCTTAAGTGTTGTTGAATCTTCTTCTCCTTTATTGCTTGAAAATGCTTTACATGTAAGTTTGGGCTTAGAGATGATGCATACGTATTCATTGATTCATGATGATCTTCCTTGCATGGATAATGCGCAGTTAAGAAGAGGGCATCCGACTTTACATGTAAGCTATGATGAAACAACGGCTGTGTTAGTTGGTGATGCGCTTAATACCCATGCGTTTTATAGAATAGCCAATGCCCCTTTGAGTGCCGAAACTAAGATTAAACTTGTTTCCATTCTCTCAGGTGATGCGGGTATTTTTGGTATGGTTCTAGGGCAAGCGATTGATTGTTTTTTTGAAGACAAACGTTTGGATGTGGAACAACTAAGCTTTTTACATGTACATAAAACAGCCAAACTTATTGCAGCATCTCTTCTTATGGGAGCTGTGATTTGTGAATTGGATAAGGCAACGCAAGAGACACTGTACCAATTTGGATTAAAATTAGGGCTTTTGTTTCAAGTGCAAGATGACATTATTGATGCGACATTGAGTCCTGAAGAAGCGGGAAAGCCTATCCAAAATGATAGCCACAAAAACTCTTTTGTCAATCTTTTAGGCTTAGATGGTGCGTTGATGGAAAAAGAGAGGCTCTTGCGTGAGTTGGAGGAAGAATTAACAAAGCTTGAAGCACCTTTGGCAAAAAGGCTTCAAGGTATTATGAATGATTATTTTAAAGTTTGA
- a CDS encoding methyl-accepting chemotaxis protein — protein MNFKTKVTLSIALLMFLSLSIFGFFSYMDTKKNSVIQVESSIQMASRSLSDYIDLWIASKKDVVDATARSLSNMSTLSDEELRHILQELAKTVGGLDSFIGFEDGKMLYGSGAKVAADFDPRKRPWYIAAKTSKQVGASDAYMSASSKKYVVAIMAPIFHNNTLIGVVASNIALDTLFKTLSDINFNGGYGILTDTKGVLIAHPNKELLGKDLATLVPELTQQFGDNQEAIINYTFNGIEKIFAYKISTQTGWIPAISFDKSAAYSFLADQVKELIIMGFIMLVLSIGIMIVLIKKLLQPLDSLNGVVQVLSSSDGDLSQRLHVKHNDEFGQVSGNINKFIEKLHEIVKKSKTISNENASISEELSRTATEVGKNVDMESKIVESTKEEGLALTSAIENSVEKAKNSQNVLQQTQTDITKVKTKVEYLENTMQSTALKEQNLAEKLNTVSHNANEVKDILGIIRDIADQTNLLALNAAIEAARAGEHGRGFAVVADEVRKLAERTQKSLVEIDATINVVVQSIMDANTEIASNATEVNALATISVELQEEMNAIASIIHETANNTHVTVESFMETAKRIKHIVNEIEKINLISKENVTSIDNVSQASEHLHVMTENLNNELGKFKS, from the coding sequence ATGAATTTTAAGACAAAAGTAACTTTAAGCATTGCACTTCTTATGTTTCTTAGCCTTAGTATTTTTGGTTTTTTTAGTTACATGGATACAAAGAAGAATAGCGTTATTCAAGTAGAATCTAGCATCCAAATGGCATCACGCTCGTTGAGCGATTATATTGATTTGTGGATTGCTTCTAAAAAAGATGTTGTCGATGCAACGGCACGTTCACTCTCAAACATGTCCACACTCAGCGATGAAGAACTTAGGCATATACTTCAAGAGCTTGCAAAAACTGTTGGAGGGCTTGATTCTTTCATCGGATTCGAAGACGGTAAAATGCTTTATGGAAGTGGAGCAAAAGTTGCAGCAGACTTTGATCCACGAAAACGTCCTTGGTATATCGCCGCTAAAACATCAAAGCAAGTAGGTGCAAGTGATGCCTATATGAGTGCTAGTAGCAAGAAATATGTTGTTGCCATCATGGCACCTATCTTTCACAATAACACACTAATAGGTGTTGTTGCAAGCAATATTGCATTGGATACGCTTTTTAAAACACTTTCAGATATTAATTTTAATGGGGGCTATGGCATCCTTACTGACACCAAAGGTGTTTTAATCGCACACCCCAATAAAGAGCTCTTAGGTAAAGATCTTGCTACATTGGTACCAGAATTAACACAACAATTTGGGGATAATCAAGAGGCAATTATTAACTACACTTTTAATGGTATTGAAAAAATATTTGCCTATAAAATTTCAACACAAACAGGATGGATACCCGCAATCTCATTTGATAAATCAGCTGCTTACAGTTTCTTAGCTGACCAAGTAAAAGAGCTTATCATAATGGGTTTTATCATGCTTGTACTCTCTATTGGTATTATGATCGTCCTTATTAAAAAACTACTTCAGCCTTTAGATAGTCTCAATGGTGTGGTACAAGTACTTTCAAGCAGCGATGGAGATCTTAGCCAACGTTTACATGTAAAACACAATGATGAGTTTGGACAAGTCTCAGGCAATATCAATAAATTTATTGAGAAACTCCATGAGATTGTTAAAAAATCAAAAACCATCAGTAATGAAAATGCTTCTATCTCTGAAGAGCTCTCCCGTACAGCGACGGAGGTGGGTAAAAATGTGGATATGGAATCTAAAATTGTTGAAAGTACCAAAGAAGAAGGTTTGGCACTGACTTCAGCCATAGAAAACTCTGTGGAAAAAGCAAAAAATTCCCAAAATGTCTTACAACAAACCCAAACCGATATAACTAAAGTCAAAACCAAAGTCGAATACCTTGAAAATACCATGCAATCCACAGCGCTCAAAGAGCAAAACTTAGCAGAAAAACTAAACACCGTCAGCCACAATGCCAATGAAGTCAAGGATATTTTAGGGATTATTCGAGATATTGCTGATCAAACCAATTTGCTCGCACTCAATGCTGCGATTGAAGCCGCACGCGCGGGTGAGCATGGGCGTGGCTTTGCTGTAGTTGCGGATGAAGTACGAAAGCTGGCTGAGCGAACCCAAAAAAGCTTAGTGGAGATTGATGCGACTATCAATGTCGTGGTGCAATCTATTATGGATGCAAACACTGAAATTGCAAGTAACGCAACAGAAGTCAACGCCTTAGCAACAATTTCTGTGGAGCTACAAGAGGAAATGAACGCCATCGCTTCTATCATTCACGAAACTGCAAATAACACGCACGTCACTGTTGAGAGTTTCATGGAAACCGCAAAACGCATCAAACATATTGTCAATGAAATTGAAAAAATCAATCTTATCTCCAAAGAAAATGTCACGAGCATCGATAACGTCTCACAAGCCAGCGAGCATTTACATGTAATGACAGAAAATCTTAACAATGAACTGGGCAAGTTTAAGTCATAG
- the tkt gene encoding transketolase, with the protein MENKTLLKKQADTIRFLAADMVQRANSGHPGAPMGLADIVTILARHIHHNPKNPKWMNRDRLVFSGGHASALVYSFLHLSGYDLSIEDLKNFRQLGSKTPGHPEYGDVPGVEVTTGPLGQGISNAVGFAMAAKYAANILNKPSAEVISHKVYCLCGDGDLQEGISYEACSLAGHLALDNLVVIYDSNAITIEGDTSIAWSEDVKHRFEAQGWEVSRIDGHDYDEINAVLEQAKEQTKPYLIIADTIIAKGACEMEGSHHAHGAPLGCDEIKNAKIKAGFDPEQSFVVDEDVKARFSCALEKGDLAEAQWNTLIKNSLTPEQKELFEALLNPDLSKIEWPNFESDVATRDSNGKILNAIAKALPSFLGGSADLGPSNKSELAGMGDFPFGRNMHFGIREHAMGAIINSFALYGLFIPYGATFFIFSDYMKPSVRLAALMKLKNFYIWTHDSIGVGEDGPTHQPIEQLSQFRALPNFYVYRPCDGRENVKAWQKALGMQAPAAFVCSRQKLKALKDDRAYGDVENGGYLLTKRENATLTLMASGSEVYLALQVGCRLAKLGVNANIVSVPCFDLLVEQEKAYIATIIDPKTKVIAIEASAGNEWYRFADEVIGMKRFGASAPAELLFEKFGLTPERVTQTVCGFLNMPYEDTSITCKN; encoded by the coding sequence ATGGAAAATAAAACGTTATTAAAAAAACAAGCCGATACAATACGCTTTTTAGCAGCAGATATGGTGCAACGTGCCAATAGTGGGCATCCAGGTGCACCGATGGGACTTGCTGATATTGTGACTATTTTGGCTAGACATATTCATCATAATCCCAAAAATCCAAAATGGATGAATCGTGACCGTTTAGTTTTTAGTGGTGGACATGCCTCCGCGCTTGTTTATTCATTTTTACATTTGAGTGGGTATGATTTAAGCATTGAAGATTTAAAAAATTTTAGACAACTAGGCAGTAAAACACCAGGGCATCCAGAATACGGTGATGTGCCAGGCGTTGAAGTGACTACAGGACCTTTAGGGCAGGGTATTTCTAATGCCGTTGGTTTTGCTATGGCGGCAAAGTATGCTGCAAATATTTTGAACAAACCTAGCGCAGAAGTCATCTCCCATAAAGTCTATTGTTTGTGTGGCGATGGTGATCTTCAAGAGGGCATTAGCTATGAAGCGTGTTCTTTAGCGGGGCATTTAGCTTTAGATAATTTAGTGGTTATTTATGATAGCAATGCTATTACCATTGAGGGTGATACTTCGATTGCGTGGAGCGAAGATGTAAAGCATCGTTTCGAGGCACAAGGATGGGAAGTTTCACGTATTGATGGGCATGATTATGATGAAATTAATGCTGTGTTAGAGCAAGCAAAAGAGCAAACAAAACCCTATTTGATTATTGCAGATACGATTATTGCTAAAGGTGCGTGTGAGATGGAAGGAAGCCATCATGCGCATGGGGCTCCTCTTGGATGTGATGAGATTAAAAATGCAAAAATCAAAGCAGGATTTGATCCTGAGCAAAGTTTTGTTGTGGATGAAGATGTCAAAGCACGCTTTAGTTGTGCTCTTGAAAAAGGAGACCTTGCAGAAGCGCAATGGAATACACTTATTAAAAACAGTCTTACTCCTGAGCAAAAGGAACTTTTTGAAGCCCTTTTAAATCCTGATCTCTCAAAAATTGAGTGGCCTAATTTTGAGAGCGATGTGGCAACACGTGATAGTAATGGAAAAATCCTCAATGCGATTGCCAAAGCACTTCCTAGCTTTTTGGGAGGAAGTGCCGATTTGGGACCTTCCAATAAAAGCGAATTAGCAGGCATGGGAGATTTTCCATTTGGACGCAATATGCACTTTGGTATTCGTGAACATGCGATGGGTGCTATTATTAACTCATTTGCTTTGTATGGGCTTTTTATTCCCTATGGCGCAACATTTTTTATTTTTAGTGATTACATGAAGCCTTCGGTTCGTTTAGCGGCACTCATGAAACTTAAAAATTTTTATATCTGGACACACGATAGCATTGGTGTGGGAGAAGATGGACCAACGCATCAGCCTATTGAGCAACTCAGTCAATTTAGAGCGCTTCCAAACTTTTATGTCTACCGTCCGTGTGATGGCAGAGAAAATGTAAAAGCATGGCAAAAGGCACTTGGTATGCAAGCACCAGCAGCGTTTGTTTGTTCTCGCCAAAAACTAAAAGCACTCAAAGATGATAGAGCTTATGGTGATGTTGAAAATGGCGGTTATTTACTGACAAAGCGTGAGAATGCTACGCTTACTTTGATGGCAAGTGGCAGTGAAGTCTATCTTGCGCTTCAAGTGGGGTGTCGTTTGGCAAAGTTGGGTGTGAATGCCAATATCGTCAGTGTGCCATGTTTTGATTTATTGGTTGAGCAAGAAAAAGCATACATTGCAACCATTATTGATCCTAAAACAAAAGTCATTGCGATTGAAGCGAGTGCAGGGAATGAATGGTACCGCTTTGCCGATGAAGTTATTGGGATGAAACGTTTTGGTGCGAGTGCTCCAGCAGAGCTTTTATTTGAAAAGTTTGGTTTAACACCTGAGCGTGTAACTCAAACTGTATGTGGTTTTTTAAATATGCCGTATGAAGATACGAGCATTACATGTAAAAATTAA
- a CDS encoding methyl-accepting chemotaxis protein, translated as MMNFKTKVTLIISLLICISLAAFGIVSYIDTKKNSITQVEANLQMASRSLTDYIDLWLSGQKNILSSSARTLSDMEEMSEAQIKTILQEATKTTGGKDSFVGFEKTGVMIYGSKTIPKAGFDPRKRPWYTLAMSTKQAAVTDIYVGTAEPINLIAITAPIVKNGQIIGAVATMFDLTRVVKAVSDVKIDGGYGMLLDAKKTVIAHPDAERLGKESVLAAKLKGDADGLIEFHLDSDKLFAYKASTETNWIPGIVFEKEKAYAFLDAQVKELFFIGLLMLVVSVGIMVFLIKILLQPLDQLNNVVKDLSSSEGDLRQRLQANNQDEFGQVSGNINRFIEKLHEIVKKSKEISNENASISEELSRTASEVVRNVDAEARIVSNTKESGIALTSAIENSVVKATASQEALRKTQEDINQVKGQAEYLERTMQETAIKEQSLAERLNSVSHNANEVKEVLSIIRDIADQTNLLALNAAIEAARAGEHGRGFAVVADEVRKLAERTQKSLVEIDATINVVVQSIMDANTDISHNAAEVNTLASISIELQKGMNTIDTTIQKTIQDAHATVDNFVHTATQIKGMVEEIEKINVISKENVTSIDNVSQASEHLHAMTENLNNELGKFKS; from the coding sequence ATGATGAACTTTAAAACCAAAGTCACCCTCATCATCTCACTGTTAATTTGTATCAGTCTTGCTGCATTTGGTATTGTAAGCTATATAGATACAAAGAAAAACAGCATCACACAAGTTGAAGCAAATCTTCAAATGGCATCACGTTCTCTAACCGATTATATTGATCTTTGGCTATCAGGGCAAAAAAATATTCTAAGCAGTTCAGCAAGAACGCTAAGCGATATGGAAGAAATGAGTGAAGCGCAAATAAAGACCATTTTACAAGAAGCAACCAAAACAACAGGGGGCAAAGACAGCTTTGTAGGGTTTGAAAAAACTGGGGTAATGATTTACGGAAGTAAGACCATACCAAAAGCAGGTTTTGACCCTCGAAAACGCCCATGGTACACCCTTGCGATGTCAACAAAACAAGCTGCTGTTACTGATATTTATGTAGGTACGGCTGAACCGATTAATTTAATTGCGATTACGGCACCTATTGTTAAAAATGGGCAAATTATTGGTGCGGTTGCTACTATGTTTGACTTAACTCGCGTTGTCAAAGCTGTGAGTGATGTTAAAATAGATGGTGGCTATGGTATGCTTTTAGATGCTAAAAAAACAGTTATAGCCCATCCAGATGCTGAGCGCTTGGGCAAAGAGTCTGTTTTAGCAGCAAAGCTCAAAGGAGATGCGGATGGACTAATTGAGTTTCATTTAGATAGTGATAAACTTTTTGCTTACAAAGCATCTACTGAAACCAACTGGATTCCAGGCATTGTTTTTGAAAAAGAAAAGGCGTATGCCTTTTTAGATGCACAAGTCAAAGAGCTTTTTTTTATAGGGCTACTAATGCTTGTGGTTTCTGTGGGTATTATGGTTTTTCTGATTAAGATCCTTCTTCAACCTCTTGATCAACTCAATAATGTGGTCAAAGACCTCTCCAGCTCAGAGGGCGACTTGCGACAAAGATTACAGGCGAACAATCAAGATGAGTTTGGACAAGTCTCTGGAAACATTAATCGATTTATTGAAAAACTTCATGAAATTGTTAAAAAATCTAAAGAGATTAGTAATGAAAATGCCTCGATTTCAGAAGAGCTCTCTCGCACAGCCTCTGAAGTGGTAAGAAATGTGGATGCTGAAGCTCGCATTGTAAGTAACACAAAAGAGAGTGGAATTGCGCTTACCAGCGCTATTGAAAACTCTGTTGTCAAAGCAACTGCTTCACAAGAAGCCTTACGCAAAACACAAGAAGATATTAATCAGGTAAAAGGTCAAGCCGAATACCTCGAACGTACCATGCAAGAGACGGCCATTAAAGAGCAAAGTTTAGCTGAACGCCTTAATTCCGTAAGCCACAATGCCAATGAAGTCAAAGAGGTCTTAAGCATTATTCGTGATATTGCCGATCAAACCAATTTACTCGCACTTAATGCTGCGATTGAAGCCGCACGAGCAGGAGAGCATGGACGTGGTTTTGCGGTGGTTGCCGATGAAGTACGAAAATTAGCTGAGCGAACCCAAAAAAGCTTAGTGGAGATTGATGCGACCATTAATGTCGTGGTGCAGTCCATTATGGATGCCAATACCGATATTTCACACAATGCAGCAGAAGTGAATACCCTAGCTTCCATTTCGATTGAACTGCAAAAAGGCATGAATACCATTGACACAACCATCCAAAAAACCATTCAAGATGCACATGCCACGGTAGACAACTTTGTTCATACCGCAACCCAAATTAAGGGAATGGTCGAGGAAATTGAGAAAATTAATGTTATTTCAAAAGAGAATGTTACCAGCATTGATAATGTCTCACAAGCCAGTGAACATCTCCACGCTATGACAGAAAATCTTAACAACGAATTAGGAAAATTTAAATCCTAA